A window of the Odocoileus virginianus isolate 20LAN1187 ecotype Illinois chromosome 20, Ovbor_1.2, whole genome shotgun sequence genome harbors these coding sequences:
- the LOC110123303 gene encoding cell adhesion molecule CEACAM21-like isoform X1, with amino-acid sequence MKLHRRPSAEREGQQSSHSDCRPCERFWTGSSPHRERGQQTAGPMEPPSGPASRRHVPWNRLLLAVALLSFWPPPTTARLTVDTVPPLAAEGSIVVFNVLGKEGLVLGYGWFRGNRVDRAAAIDVYQVLNNSFTPGPANTGRETIKPNGSLIIQSVQKRDSGTYTVVTVKADLTNVSASGDLQVYSLLQQPSIQVSDPVDRDKENKVVITCNTNETDISIKWIFNGQYIKAAKNIFLSEDGKKLTIDPIKKENAGKYQCEIFNIGTSNRSGIFELKVKKSSLFDLTTGTVVGILVVTSVCLGLIAALVYFLFFK; translated from the exons ATGAAGCTCCACAG GAGGCCCAGCGCAGAGCGGGAAGGACAGCAGAGCTCACACAGCGACTGCAGGCCCTGTGAGCGTTTCTGGACCGGAAGTTCTCCTCACAGAGAGAGGGGCCAGCAGACAGCAGGCCCCATGGAGCCCCCGTCAGGCCCTGCAAGCAGGAGGCATGTCCCCTGGAACAGGCTCCTCCTGGCAG TCGCGCTCTTATCCTTCTGGCCCCCGCCCACCACTGCCCGCCTCACTGTTGACACGGTGCCCCCACTGGCTGCAGAAGGGTCAATCGTTGTTTTCAACGTCCTCGGAAAAGAAGGACTTGTCCTAGGCTATGGCTGGTTCAGAGGGAACAGGGTAGATAGAGCAGCTGCAATTGACGTCTACCAAGTACTTAACAATTCATTTACACCTGGGCCTGCAAACACCGGTCGAGAGACAATAAAACCCAATGGCTCCCTGATAATCCAGTCTGTCCAGAAGCGGGACTCGGGAACCTACACTGTGGTCACTGTAAAGGCTGATTTAACAAACGTTTCGGCATCTGGAGATCTCCAAGTATACA GCCTGCTGCAGCAGCCCTCCATCCAAGtcagcgaccccgtggacagagatAAAGAGAACAAGGTGGTCATTACCTGTAACACAAACGAAACTGACATCAGCATCAAGTGGATCTTCAATGGCCAGTATATAAAAGCCGCAAAGAACATCTTCCTGTCCGAGGACGGGAAGAAACTCACCATAGACCCCATCAAGAAGGAGAATGCCGGGAAGTATCAGTGTGAGATCTTCAACATAGGCACTTCCAACAGAAGTGGGATCTTTGAGCTGAAGGTGAAGAAAT CCTCTCTGTTTGACCTCACAACTGGTACTGTTGTTGGCATCCTGGTTGTAACTTCAGTTTGTTTGGGTCTGATAGCAGCCCTggtgtattttctgtttttcaaataa
- the LOC110123303 gene encoding cell adhesion molecule CEACAM21-like isoform X2, whose product MKLHRPSAEREGQQSSHSDCRPCERFWTGSSPHRERGQQTAGPMEPPSGPASRRHVPWNRLLLAVALLSFWPPPTTARLTVDTVPPLAAEGSIVVFNVLGKEGLVLGYGWFRGNRVDRAAAIDVYQVLNNSFTPGPANTGRETIKPNGSLIIQSVQKRDSGTYTVVTVKADLTNVSASGDLQVYSLLQQPSIQVSDPVDRDKENKVVITCNTNETDISIKWIFNGQYIKAAKNIFLSEDGKKLTIDPIKKENAGKYQCEIFNIGTSNRSGIFELKVKKSSLFDLTTGTVVGILVVTSVCLGLIAALVYFLFFK is encoded by the exons ATGAAGCTCCACAG GCCCAGCGCAGAGCGGGAAGGACAGCAGAGCTCACACAGCGACTGCAGGCCCTGTGAGCGTTTCTGGACCGGAAGTTCTCCTCACAGAGAGAGGGGCCAGCAGACAGCAGGCCCCATGGAGCCCCCGTCAGGCCCTGCAAGCAGGAGGCATGTCCCCTGGAACAGGCTCCTCCTGGCAG TCGCGCTCTTATCCTTCTGGCCCCCGCCCACCACTGCCCGCCTCACTGTTGACACGGTGCCCCCACTGGCTGCAGAAGGGTCAATCGTTGTTTTCAACGTCCTCGGAAAAGAAGGACTTGTCCTAGGCTATGGCTGGTTCAGAGGGAACAGGGTAGATAGAGCAGCTGCAATTGACGTCTACCAAGTACTTAACAATTCATTTACACCTGGGCCTGCAAACACCGGTCGAGAGACAATAAAACCCAATGGCTCCCTGATAATCCAGTCTGTCCAGAAGCGGGACTCGGGAACCTACACTGTGGTCACTGTAAAGGCTGATTTAACAAACGTTTCGGCATCTGGAGATCTCCAAGTATACA GCCTGCTGCAGCAGCCCTCCATCCAAGtcagcgaccccgtggacagagatAAAGAGAACAAGGTGGTCATTACCTGTAACACAAACGAAACTGACATCAGCATCAAGTGGATCTTCAATGGCCAGTATATAAAAGCCGCAAAGAACATCTTCCTGTCCGAGGACGGGAAGAAACTCACCATAGACCCCATCAAGAAGGAGAATGCCGGGAAGTATCAGTGTGAGATCTTCAACATAGGCACTTCCAACAGAAGTGGGATCTTTGAGCTGAAGGTGAAGAAAT CCTCTCTGTTTGACCTCACAACTGGTACTGTTGTTGGCATCCTGGTTGTAACTTCAGTTTGTTTGGGTCTGATAGCAGCCCTggtgtattttctgtttttcaaataa
- the LOC110123303 gene encoding cell adhesion molecule CEACAM21-like isoform X3: MKLHRERGQQTAGPMEPPSGPASRRHVPWNRLLLAVALLSFWPPPTTARLTVDTVPPLAAEGSIVVFNVLGKEGLVLGYGWFRGNRVDRAAAIDVYQVLNNSFTPGPANTGRETIKPNGSLIIQSVQKRDSGTYTVVTVKADLTNVSASGDLQVYSLLQQPSIQVSDPVDRDKENKVVITCNTNETDISIKWIFNGQYIKAAKNIFLSEDGKKLTIDPIKKENAGKYQCEIFNIGTSNRSGIFELKVKKSSLFDLTTGTVVGILVVTSVCLGLIAALVYFLFFK; the protein is encoded by the exons ATGAAGCTCCACAG AGAGAGGGGCCAGCAGACAGCAGGCCCCATGGAGCCCCCGTCAGGCCCTGCAAGCAGGAGGCATGTCCCCTGGAACAGGCTCCTCCTGGCAG TCGCGCTCTTATCCTTCTGGCCCCCGCCCACCACTGCCCGCCTCACTGTTGACACGGTGCCCCCACTGGCTGCAGAAGGGTCAATCGTTGTTTTCAACGTCCTCGGAAAAGAAGGACTTGTCCTAGGCTATGGCTGGTTCAGAGGGAACAGGGTAGATAGAGCAGCTGCAATTGACGTCTACCAAGTACTTAACAATTCATTTACACCTGGGCCTGCAAACACCGGTCGAGAGACAATAAAACCCAATGGCTCCCTGATAATCCAGTCTGTCCAGAAGCGGGACTCGGGAACCTACACTGTGGTCACTGTAAAGGCTGATTTAACAAACGTTTCGGCATCTGGAGATCTCCAAGTATACA GCCTGCTGCAGCAGCCCTCCATCCAAGtcagcgaccccgtggacagagatAAAGAGAACAAGGTGGTCATTACCTGTAACACAAACGAAACTGACATCAGCATCAAGTGGATCTTCAATGGCCAGTATATAAAAGCCGCAAAGAACATCTTCCTGTCCGAGGACGGGAAGAAACTCACCATAGACCCCATCAAGAAGGAGAATGCCGGGAAGTATCAGTGTGAGATCTTCAACATAGGCACTTCCAACAGAAGTGGGATCTTTGAGCTGAAGGTGAAGAAAT CCTCTCTGTTTGACCTCACAACTGGTACTGTTGTTGGCATCCTGGTTGTAACTTCAGTTTGTTTGGGTCTGATAGCAGCCCTggtgtattttctgtttttcaaataa
- the LOC110123303 gene encoding cell adhesion molecule CEACAM21-like isoform X4, whose translation MEPPSGPASRRHVPWNRLLLAVALLSFWPPPTTARLTVDTVPPLAAEGSIVVFNVLGKEGLVLGYGWFRGNRVDRAAAIDVYQVLNNSFTPGPANTGRETIKPNGSLIIQSVQKRDSGTYTVVTVKADLTNVSASGDLQVYSLLQQPSIQVSDPVDRDKENKVVITCNTNETDISIKWIFNGQYIKAAKNIFLSEDGKKLTIDPIKKENAGKYQCEIFNIGTSNRSGIFELKVKKSSLFDLTTGTVVGILVVTSVCLGLIAALVYFLFFK comes from the exons ATGGAGCCCCCGTCAGGCCCTGCAAGCAGGAGGCATGTCCCCTGGAACAGGCTCCTCCTGGCAG TCGCGCTCTTATCCTTCTGGCCCCCGCCCACCACTGCCCGCCTCACTGTTGACACGGTGCCCCCACTGGCTGCAGAAGGGTCAATCGTTGTTTTCAACGTCCTCGGAAAAGAAGGACTTGTCCTAGGCTATGGCTGGTTCAGAGGGAACAGGGTAGATAGAGCAGCTGCAATTGACGTCTACCAAGTACTTAACAATTCATTTACACCTGGGCCTGCAAACACCGGTCGAGAGACAATAAAACCCAATGGCTCCCTGATAATCCAGTCTGTCCAGAAGCGGGACTCGGGAACCTACACTGTGGTCACTGTAAAGGCTGATTTAACAAACGTTTCGGCATCTGGAGATCTCCAAGTATACA GCCTGCTGCAGCAGCCCTCCATCCAAGtcagcgaccccgtggacagagatAAAGAGAACAAGGTGGTCATTACCTGTAACACAAACGAAACTGACATCAGCATCAAGTGGATCTTCAATGGCCAGTATATAAAAGCCGCAAAGAACATCTTCCTGTCCGAGGACGGGAAGAAACTCACCATAGACCCCATCAAGAAGGAGAATGCCGGGAAGTATCAGTGTGAGATCTTCAACATAGGCACTTCCAACAGAAGTGGGATCTTTGAGCTGAAGGTGAAGAAAT CCTCTCTGTTTGACCTCACAACTGGTACTGTTGTTGGCATCCTGGTTGTAACTTCAGTTTGTTTGGGTCTGATAGCAGCCCTggtgtattttctgtttttcaaataa